A single region of the Malaclemys terrapin pileata isolate rMalTer1 chromosome 2, rMalTer1.hap1, whole genome shotgun sequence genome encodes:
- the POLR3D gene encoding DNA-directed RNA polymerase III subunit RPC4, with translation MSEGSSGNDAGNPGSLRPGLTGARGLIGRRPATPITPGRLPSIRSRDLTLGGVKKKTFTPNIISRKIKEEPKEDISIKKEKKERDRDRQRDGHGRGRGRPEVIQSHSIFEQGPAEMMKKKGTWDKTVDMSDFGPSHIINIKKEKRETDEETKQILRMLEKDDFLDDPRLRNDIRNKPVQLPLAHSGWLFKEEGDDQEDVKPLATSTKEEMMDVDLPSVKVKEEPRDEADSEEPPAVAKPSQAKAPPSYPQDISVAELLQCLSLTKEEELVFLQLPDTLPGQPPTQDTKPIKTEVQNEEGQMVMVKQEKNQEAKQAENICTLGDLPEGQVGKLLVRKSGKVQLVLGKVTLDVTMGTPCSFLQELVSVGIGDSRTGEMIILGHVKHKLVCSPDFESLLEHRHR, from the exons ATGTCGGAGGGGAGTTCAGGCAACGACGCTGGAAATCCAGGCAGCCTCCGGCCTGGACTCACTGGGGCACGGGGGCTGATAGGGAGGAGACCTGCCACCCCCATTACCCCCGGGCGCCTCCCCTCCATCCGTTCCCGAGACCTTACCCTTGGAGGAGTAAAAAAG aaAACTTTCACCCCCAACATAATTAGCAGGAAGATCAAAGAAGA GCCAAAAGAGGATATCTCCAtcaagaaagagaagaaagagagagatcggGATCGGCAGCGAGATGGCCATGGGCGAGGCAGAGGGAGGCCGGAGGTCATTCAGTCCCACTCCATCTTCGAGCAAGGCCCAGCTGAAATGATGAAGAAGAAGG GCACCTGGGATAAGACCGTGGACATGTCAGACTTTGGACCTTCCCACATCATCAACATAAAGAAAGAGAAGAGGGAGACGGATGAGGAGACCAAGCAGATCCTACGGATGCTGGAAAAGGATGAT TTCCTTGATGACCCACGCTTGAGGAATGACATCCGGAACAAGCCAGTTCAGCTACCCCTGGCCCACTCAGGCTGGCTATTCAAGGAGGAGGGCGATGACCAGGAAGATGTGAAGCCTTTGGCCACCAGCACCAAGGAAGAGATGATGGACGTGGATTTGCCTTCAGTGAAAG TGAAAGAGGAGCCCCGCGATGAGGCGGATTCAGAGGAGCCACCGGCGGTTGCCAAGCCATCTCAGGCAAAGGCACCTCCCAGCTACCCGCAAGACATCTCCGTGGCAGAGCTGCTGCAATGTCTGAGCCTGACCAAGGAGGAGGAGCTAGTCTTCCTGCAGCTGCCGGACACGCTTCCTGGGCAGCCGCCCACGCAGGACACCAAGCCCATCAAAACAGAGGTGCAGAATGAGGAGGGACAGATGGTGATGGTGAAGCAGGAGAAGAACCAG GAGGCCAAGCAGGCTGAGAACATCTGCACCCTGGGGGACCTGCCAGAAGGGCAGGTGGGGAAGCTGCTGGTCCGCAAATCAGGAAAGGTGCAGCTGGTTCTGGGCAAAGTGACTCTAGATGTGACCATGGGGACCCCCTGCTCCTTTTTGCAG GAGCTGGTATCTGtgggcattggagacagcaggaCTGGAGAGATGATCATCCTGGGACACGTGAAGCACAAGCTGGTGTGTTCCCCAGACTTTGAGTCCCTGCTGGAGCACAGGCATCgataa
- the LOC128831281 gene encoding profilin-2-like: MSGWQEYISSLMKDGLCCDAAVISLAHQQLLAAHPGGVLANMTQQEIQALLGRNRDTLLTEGATLGGLRCLVIRDNLYTDTHNYTMDLRTKQQDNSDTCTYAITVALANPVCLILVGQKGIQGGMLNLKAFKMVRYIKNSMHQ; encoded by the coding sequence ATGTCAGGCTGGCAGGAGTACATCAGCAGCTTGATGAAAGACGGGCTGTGCTGTGATGCAGCAGTGATCTCCCTAGCTCAccagcagctcctggctgcccACCCAGGTGGGGTTCTGGCAAACATGACTCAGCAGGAGATCCAAGCGCTCCTGGGAAGGAACAGAGACACCCTTCTCACCGAGGGAGCCACACTGGGTGGGCTCAGGTGTCTGGTGATCCGGGACAATCTCTATACAGACACCCACAATTACACCATGGACCTCCGGACCAAACAGCAAGACAACAGTGACACCTGCACCTATGCCATTACCGTCGCCCTGGCCAACCCAGTGTGCCTCATCCTGGTGGGCCAGAAGGGGATCCAGGGAGGAATGCTGAACCTGAAGGCTTTCAAGATGGTGCGTTACATTAAGAACTCAATGCACCAATAA
- the LOC128831123 gene encoding outer mitochondrial transmembrane helix translocase-like produces the protein MYLSLQGLLYGFPGYGKTHFAKAIVQASGCQFIHLQASSLTDKWYRESQKLTAAVFLLVTKIQPCIILIDKTGSFLQNCSSADHEVNAMIKAQFMSLWDGLESRSDCQMIMLSNRLHDVDPAILRRTPATFQISLPMLRQQQDILKLILARENMSLCTLLLLHCAQEAVLCSLQPRPVAWQGARSPKRQNAHGTRVTSLQVAVGEEETVCTDNAKFPPNQRSSPRSGRLGRCVSRDEHASCNG, from the exons ATGTATCTCTCCCTCCAGGGTCTTCTGTATGGCTTCCCTGGCTATGGGAAGACCCATTTTGCCAAGGCAATCGTGCAGGCCTCAGGGTGCCAGTTTATACACCTGCAGGCATCATCCCTGACTGACAAGTGGTACAGGGAATCACAGAAGCTCACAGCAGCTGTTTTCTTACTGGTCACCAAGATCCAGCCCTGCATCATCCTCATTGATAAAACAG GctcctttctgcagaactgttccAGCGCTGATCATGAAGTCAATGCCATGATCAAAGCCCAGTTCATGAGCCTCTGGGATGGGCTGGAGAGCAGATCTGACTGCCAG ATGATAATGCTGAGCAACAGACTGCATGACGTGGACCCTGCCATCCTGAGGAGAACGCCTGCCACCTTCCAGATCAGTCTACCG atgCTGAGGCAGCAGCAGGATATTCTGAAGCTCATTCTGGCCAGAGAAAATATGAGTCTCTGCACTTTGCTCCTTCTGCATTGTGCTCAGGAAGCCGTTCTCTGCTCTCTTCAGCCCAGACCTGTGGCCTGGCAAGGGGCACGGTCTCCTAAAAGGCAAAATGCCCATGGTACAAGAGTGACCAGCCTGCAAGTGGCAGTTGGGGAGGAGGAAACAGTTTGCACTGACAATGCAAAGTTCCCCCCCAACCAGAGGAGCAGCCCAAGAAGTGGGAGGCTGGGGAGATGCGTAAGCAGGGATGAGCATGCATCATGCAATGGATag